One genomic region from Bos indicus isolate NIAB-ARS_2022 breed Sahiwal x Tharparkar chromosome 17, NIAB-ARS_B.indTharparkar_mat_pri_1.0, whole genome shotgun sequence encodes:
- the THOC5 gene encoding THO complex subunit 5 isoform X4 yields the protein MSSESSKKRKPKVIRSDGAPAEGKRTRSDTEQEGKYYSEEAEVDLRDPGRDYELYKYTCQELQRLMAEIQDLKSRGGKDAAVEIEDRRIQSCVHFMTLKKLNRLAHIRLKKGRDQTHEAKQKVDAYHLQLQNLLYEVMHLQKEITKCLEFKSKHEEIDLVSLEEFYKEAPPDISKAEVTMGDPHQQTLARLDWELEQRKRLAEKYRECLSNKEKILKEIEVKKEYLSSLQPRLNSIMQASLPVQEYLFMPFDQAHKQYETARHLPPPLYVLFVQATAYGQACAHRKSSQPPRQDKMLSVAIEGSVDEAKALFKPPEDSQDDESDSDAEEEQTTKRRRPTLGVQLDDKRKEMLKRHPLSVLLDLKCKDDSVLHLTFYYLMNLNIMTVKARVTTATELITPISAGDLLSPDSVLSCLYPGDHGKKTPNPANQYQFDKVGILTLRDYVLDLGHPYLWVQKLGGLHFPKEQPQHTVITDHSLSASHMETTMKLLKTRVQSRLALHKQFASLEHGIVPVTSDCHYLFPAKVVSRLVKWVTIAHEDYTELHFTKDIVEAGLAGDTNLYYMALVERGTAKLQAAVVLNPGYSSIPPIFQLCLNWKGEKTNNNDDNIRAMESEVNVCYKELCGPRPGHQLLTNQLQRLCVLLDVYLETESHDDSVEGPKEFPQEKMCLRLFRGPSRIKPFKYNHPQGFFSHR from the exons ATGTCATCAGAGTCAAGCAAAAAACGAAAGCCCAAAGTGATCCGAAGTGATGGAGCTCCAGCCGAAGGGAAGCGTACTCGTTCTGACACTGAGCAG GAAGGTAAATACTACAGTGAGGAGGCTGAGGTGGACCTACGGGACCCTGGCAGAGACTATGAGCTGTACAAGTACACGTGCCAGGAGCTGCAGAGGCTCATGGCTGAGATTCAGGACCTGAAGAGCAGGGGCGGCAAGGATGCG GCAGTTGAGATAGAAGATCGGAGGATCCAGAGCTGTGTGCATTTCATGACTCTAAAGAAGCTTAATCGATTAGCCCACATCAGgttgaagaaaggaagagatcAGACCCATGAG GCCAAGCAGAAAGTGGACGCCTATCACCTGCAGCTCCAGAACCTGCTGTATGAGGTGATGCACCTGCAGAAGGAGATCACCAAGTGTCTGGAGTTTAA GTCAAAGCACGAAGAAATCGATCTGGTCAGCTTAGAGGAGTTCTATAAGGAGGCTCCTCCAGATATCAGCAAGGCAGAAGTCACCATGGGAGACCCTCACCAGCAAACCCTTGCACGTCTGGACTGGGAGCTGGAGCAGCGGAAAAG GCTGGCGGAGAAGTACCGAGAGTGCCTGTCCAACAAGGAGAAGATCCTCAAGGAGATTGAGGTGAAGAAGGAGTACCTGAGCAGCCTCCAGCCTCGTCTCAACAGCATCATGCAG GCCTCCCTCCCGGTGCAGGAGTACCTGTTCATGCCCTTCGACCAGGCTCACAAGCAGTACGAGACAGCCAGACACCTGCCGCCTCCCCTCTATGTGCTCTTTGTCCAGGCCACTGCATACGGGCAGGCCTGTG CTCATAGGAAATCTTCCCAGCCCCCTAGACAGG ATAAGATGTTGTCTGTGGCGATTGAAGGCAGCGTGGATGAGGCCAAGGCTCTGTTCAAGCCTCCTGAGGACTCCCAGG ACGATGAGAGTGACTCGGACGCCGAGGAGGAGCAGACCACG AAACGCCGGCGACCCACACTGGGAGTTCAGCTGGACGACAAGCGCAAGGAGATGCTGAAGAGGCACCCGCTGTCTGTGCTGCTGGACCTGAAGTGCAAAG aTGACAGTGTGCTGCACCTGACTTTCTACTACCTCATGAACCTCAACATCATGACGGTGAAAGCCAGAGTGACCACCGCCACGGAGCTGATCACCCCCATCAGTGCAGG tgacTTGCTGTCTCCTGACTCAGTCCTGAGCTGCTTGTACCCTGGGGATCATGGAAAGAAGACTCCAAACCCAGCCAATCAGTATCAATTCGATAAAGTTGG CATCCTGACTTTGAGGGACTACGTACTTGACCTCGGTCACCCCTACTTGTGGGTGCAGAAGCTGGGTGGCCTTCACTTCCCCAAAGAGCAGCCTCAG CACACTGTGATCACAGACCACTCTCTGAGCGCCAGTCACATGGAGACCACCATGAAACTGCTGAAGACCAGGGTGCAGTCCCGCCTCGCCCTCCACAAGCAGTTTGCCTCCCTGG AGCATGGCATTGTCCCGGTCACTAGCGACTGCCACTACCTCTTCCCTGCAAAGGTCGTCTCTCGCCTGGTGAAGTGGGTGACGATTGCCCATGAGGACTACACG GAGCTGCATTTCACCAAAGACATCGTAGAGGCGGGACTGGCCGGGGACACCAATCTCTACTACATGGCACTCGTGGAGAGGGGCACAG CTAAGCTCCAGGCTGCTGTGGTGCTGAACCCTGGCTACTCCTCCATCCCACCCATTTTCCAGCTCTGTCTGAACTGGAAAGGGGAGAAAACCAACAACAACGATGACAATATTCGG GCCATGGAGAGCGAGGTCAACGTGTGCTACAAGGAGCTGTGCGGCCCGCGGCCCGGCCACCAGCTTCTGACCAACCAGCTGCAGCGCCTGTGCGTGCTGCTGGACGTCTACCTGGAGACAGAGAGCCATGACGACAGCGTGGAGGGGCCCAAGGAATTTCCCCAAGAGAAGATGTGTCTGCGGCTTTTCAG GGGTCCCAGCAGGATAAAGCCATTTAAATATAACCACCCTCAAGGATTCTTCAGCCATCGTTGA
- the THOC5 gene encoding THO complex subunit 5 isoform X2 — translation MSSESSKKRKPKVIRSDGAPAEGKRTRSDTEQEGKYYSEEAEVDLRDPGRDYELYKYTCQELQRLMAEIQDLKSRGGKDAAVEIEDRRIQSCVHFMTLKKLNRLAHIRLKKGRDQTHEAKQKVDAYHLQLQNLLYEVMHLQKEITKCLEFKSKHEEIDLVSLEEFYKEAPPDISKAEVTMGDPHQQTLARLDWELEQRKRLAEKYRECLSNKEKILKEIEVKKEYLSSLQPRLNSIMQASLPVQEYLFMPFDQAHKQYETARHLPPPLYVLFVQATAYGQACGECEAGREEGLWEQRPRPGGTGSTACRGKLPGPAQKPSAHRKSSQPPRQDKMLSVAIEGSVDEAKALFKPPEDSQDDESDSDAEEEQTTKRRRPTLGVQLDDKRKEMLKRHPLSVLLDLKCKDDSVLHLTFYYLMNLNIMTVKARVTTATELITPISAGDLLSPDSVLSCLYPGDHGKKTPNPANQYQFDKVGILTLRDYVLDLGHPYLWVQKLGGLHFPKEQPQHTVITDHSLSASHMETTMKLLKTRVQSRLALHKQFASLEHGIVPVTSDCHYLFPAKVVSRLVKWVTIAHEDYTELHFTKDIVEAGLAGDTNLYYMALVERGTAKLQAAVVLNPGYSSIPPIFQLCLNWKGEKTNNNDDNIRAMESEVNVCYKELCGPRPGHQLLTNQLQRLCVLLDVYLETESHDDSVEGPKEFPQEKMCLRLFRGPSRIKPFKYNHPQGFFSHR, via the exons ATGTCATCAGAGTCAAGCAAAAAACGAAAGCCCAAAGTGATCCGAAGTGATGGAGCTCCAGCCGAAGGGAAGCGTACTCGTTCTGACACTGAGCAG GAAGGTAAATACTACAGTGAGGAGGCTGAGGTGGACCTACGGGACCCTGGCAGAGACTATGAGCTGTACAAGTACACGTGCCAGGAGCTGCAGAGGCTCATGGCTGAGATTCAGGACCTGAAGAGCAGGGGCGGCAAGGATGCG GCAGTTGAGATAGAAGATCGGAGGATCCAGAGCTGTGTGCATTTCATGACTCTAAAGAAGCTTAATCGATTAGCCCACATCAGgttgaagaaaggaagagatcAGACCCATGAG GCCAAGCAGAAAGTGGACGCCTATCACCTGCAGCTCCAGAACCTGCTGTATGAGGTGATGCACCTGCAGAAGGAGATCACCAAGTGTCTGGAGTTTAA GTCAAAGCACGAAGAAATCGATCTGGTCAGCTTAGAGGAGTTCTATAAGGAGGCTCCTCCAGATATCAGCAAGGCAGAAGTCACCATGGGAGACCCTCACCAGCAAACCCTTGCACGTCTGGACTGGGAGCTGGAGCAGCGGAAAAG GCTGGCGGAGAAGTACCGAGAGTGCCTGTCCAACAAGGAGAAGATCCTCAAGGAGATTGAGGTGAAGAAGGAGTACCTGAGCAGCCTCCAGCCTCGTCTCAACAGCATCATGCAG GCCTCCCTCCCGGTGCAGGAGTACCTGTTCATGCCCTTCGACCAGGCTCACAAGCAGTACGAGACAGCCAGACACCTGCCGCCTCCCCTCTATGTGCTCTTTGTCCAGGCCACTGCATACGGGCAGGCCTGTGGTGAGTGTGAGGCGGGCAGGGAAGAGGGGCTGTGGGAGCAGCGGCCGAGGCCAGGGGGCACTGGAAGCACCGCCTGCCGAGGAAAGCTCCCGGGCCCTGCCCAGAAGCCCTCAG CTCATAGGAAATCTTCCCAGCCCCCTAGACAGG ATAAGATGTTGTCTGTGGCGATTGAAGGCAGCGTGGATGAGGCCAAGGCTCTGTTCAAGCCTCCTGAGGACTCCCAGG ACGATGAGAGTGACTCGGACGCCGAGGAGGAGCAGACCACG AAACGCCGGCGACCCACACTGGGAGTTCAGCTGGACGACAAGCGCAAGGAGATGCTGAAGAGGCACCCGCTGTCTGTGCTGCTGGACCTGAAGTGCAAAG aTGACAGTGTGCTGCACCTGACTTTCTACTACCTCATGAACCTCAACATCATGACGGTGAAAGCCAGAGTGACCACCGCCACGGAGCTGATCACCCCCATCAGTGCAGG tgacTTGCTGTCTCCTGACTCAGTCCTGAGCTGCTTGTACCCTGGGGATCATGGAAAGAAGACTCCAAACCCAGCCAATCAGTATCAATTCGATAAAGTTGG CATCCTGACTTTGAGGGACTACGTACTTGACCTCGGTCACCCCTACTTGTGGGTGCAGAAGCTGGGTGGCCTTCACTTCCCCAAAGAGCAGCCTCAG CACACTGTGATCACAGACCACTCTCTGAGCGCCAGTCACATGGAGACCACCATGAAACTGCTGAAGACCAGGGTGCAGTCCCGCCTCGCCCTCCACAAGCAGTTTGCCTCCCTGG AGCATGGCATTGTCCCGGTCACTAGCGACTGCCACTACCTCTTCCCTGCAAAGGTCGTCTCTCGCCTGGTGAAGTGGGTGACGATTGCCCATGAGGACTACACG GAGCTGCATTTCACCAAAGACATCGTAGAGGCGGGACTGGCCGGGGACACCAATCTCTACTACATGGCACTCGTGGAGAGGGGCACAG CTAAGCTCCAGGCTGCTGTGGTGCTGAACCCTGGCTACTCCTCCATCCCACCCATTTTCCAGCTCTGTCTGAACTGGAAAGGGGAGAAAACCAACAACAACGATGACAATATTCGG GCCATGGAGAGCGAGGTCAACGTGTGCTACAAGGAGCTGTGCGGCCCGCGGCCCGGCCACCAGCTTCTGACCAACCAGCTGCAGCGCCTGTGCGTGCTGCTGGACGTCTACCTGGAGACAGAGAGCCATGACGACAGCGTGGAGGGGCCCAAGGAATTTCCCCAAGAGAAGATGTGTCTGCGGCTTTTCAG GGGTCCCAGCAGGATAAAGCCATTTAAATATAACCACCCTCAAGGATTCTTCAGCCATCGTTGA
- the THOC5 gene encoding THO complex subunit 5 isoform X6 — translation MSSESSKKRKPKVIRSDGAPAEGKRTRSDTEQEGKYYSEEAEVDLRDPGRDYELYKYTCQELQRLMAEIQDLKSRGGKDAAVEIEDRRIQSCVHFMTLKKLNRLAHIRLKKGRDQTHEAKQKVDAYHLQLQNLLYEVMHLQKEITKCLEFKSKHEEIDLVSLEEFYKEAPPDISKAEVTMGDPHQQTLARLDWELEQRKRLAEKYRECLSNKEKILKEIEVKKEYLSSLQPRLNSIMQASLPVQEYLFMPFDQAHKQYETARHLPPPLYVLFVQATAYGQACDKMLSVAIEGSVDEAKALFKPPEDSQDDESDSDAEEEQTTKRRRPTLGVQLDDKRKEMLKRHPLSVLLDLKCKDDSVLHLTFYYLMNLNIMTVKARVTTATELITPISAGDLLSPDSVLSCLYPGDHGKKTPNPANQYQFDKVGILTLRDYVLDLGHPYLWVQKLGGLHFPKEQPQHTVITDHSLSASHMETTMKLLKTRVQSRLALHKQFASLEHGIVPVTSDCHYLFPAKVVSRLVKWVTIAHEDYTELHFTKDIVEAGLAGDTNLYYMALVERGTAKLQAAVVLNPGYSSIPPIFQLCLNWKGEKTNNNDDNIRAMESEVNVCYKELCGPRPGHQLLTNQLQRLCVLLDVYLETESHDDSVEGPKEFPQEKMCLRLFRGPSRIKPFKYNHPQGFFSHR, via the exons ATGTCATCAGAGTCAAGCAAAAAACGAAAGCCCAAAGTGATCCGAAGTGATGGAGCTCCAGCCGAAGGGAAGCGTACTCGTTCTGACACTGAGCAG GAAGGTAAATACTACAGTGAGGAGGCTGAGGTGGACCTACGGGACCCTGGCAGAGACTATGAGCTGTACAAGTACACGTGCCAGGAGCTGCAGAGGCTCATGGCTGAGATTCAGGACCTGAAGAGCAGGGGCGGCAAGGATGCG GCAGTTGAGATAGAAGATCGGAGGATCCAGAGCTGTGTGCATTTCATGACTCTAAAGAAGCTTAATCGATTAGCCCACATCAGgttgaagaaaggaagagatcAGACCCATGAG GCCAAGCAGAAAGTGGACGCCTATCACCTGCAGCTCCAGAACCTGCTGTATGAGGTGATGCACCTGCAGAAGGAGATCACCAAGTGTCTGGAGTTTAA GTCAAAGCACGAAGAAATCGATCTGGTCAGCTTAGAGGAGTTCTATAAGGAGGCTCCTCCAGATATCAGCAAGGCAGAAGTCACCATGGGAGACCCTCACCAGCAAACCCTTGCACGTCTGGACTGGGAGCTGGAGCAGCGGAAAAG GCTGGCGGAGAAGTACCGAGAGTGCCTGTCCAACAAGGAGAAGATCCTCAAGGAGATTGAGGTGAAGAAGGAGTACCTGAGCAGCCTCCAGCCTCGTCTCAACAGCATCATGCAG GCCTCCCTCCCGGTGCAGGAGTACCTGTTCATGCCCTTCGACCAGGCTCACAAGCAGTACGAGACAGCCAGACACCTGCCGCCTCCCCTCTATGTGCTCTTTGTCCAGGCCACTGCATACGGGCAGGCCTGTG ATAAGATGTTGTCTGTGGCGATTGAAGGCAGCGTGGATGAGGCCAAGGCTCTGTTCAAGCCTCCTGAGGACTCCCAGG ACGATGAGAGTGACTCGGACGCCGAGGAGGAGCAGACCACG AAACGCCGGCGACCCACACTGGGAGTTCAGCTGGACGACAAGCGCAAGGAGATGCTGAAGAGGCACCCGCTGTCTGTGCTGCTGGACCTGAAGTGCAAAG aTGACAGTGTGCTGCACCTGACTTTCTACTACCTCATGAACCTCAACATCATGACGGTGAAAGCCAGAGTGACCACCGCCACGGAGCTGATCACCCCCATCAGTGCAGG tgacTTGCTGTCTCCTGACTCAGTCCTGAGCTGCTTGTACCCTGGGGATCATGGAAAGAAGACTCCAAACCCAGCCAATCAGTATCAATTCGATAAAGTTGG CATCCTGACTTTGAGGGACTACGTACTTGACCTCGGTCACCCCTACTTGTGGGTGCAGAAGCTGGGTGGCCTTCACTTCCCCAAAGAGCAGCCTCAG CACACTGTGATCACAGACCACTCTCTGAGCGCCAGTCACATGGAGACCACCATGAAACTGCTGAAGACCAGGGTGCAGTCCCGCCTCGCCCTCCACAAGCAGTTTGCCTCCCTGG AGCATGGCATTGTCCCGGTCACTAGCGACTGCCACTACCTCTTCCCTGCAAAGGTCGTCTCTCGCCTGGTGAAGTGGGTGACGATTGCCCATGAGGACTACACG GAGCTGCATTTCACCAAAGACATCGTAGAGGCGGGACTGGCCGGGGACACCAATCTCTACTACATGGCACTCGTGGAGAGGGGCACAG CTAAGCTCCAGGCTGCTGTGGTGCTGAACCCTGGCTACTCCTCCATCCCACCCATTTTCCAGCTCTGTCTGAACTGGAAAGGGGAGAAAACCAACAACAACGATGACAATATTCGG GCCATGGAGAGCGAGGTCAACGTGTGCTACAAGGAGCTGTGCGGCCCGCGGCCCGGCCACCAGCTTCTGACCAACCAGCTGCAGCGCCTGTGCGTGCTGCTGGACGTCTACCTGGAGACAGAGAGCCATGACGACAGCGTGGAGGGGCCCAAGGAATTTCCCCAAGAGAAGATGTGTCTGCGGCTTTTCAG GGGTCCCAGCAGGATAAAGCCATTTAAATATAACCACCCTCAAGGATTCTTCAGCCATCGTTGA
- the THOC5 gene encoding THO complex subunit 5 isoform X1, with protein sequence MSSESSKKRKPKVIRSDGAPAEGKRTRSDTEQEGKYYSEEAEVDLRDPGRDYELYKYTCQELQRLMAEIQDLKSRGGKDAQAVEIEDRRIQSCVHFMTLKKLNRLAHIRLKKGRDQTHEAKQKVDAYHLQLQNLLYEVMHLQKEITKCLEFKSKHEEIDLVSLEEFYKEAPPDISKAEVTMGDPHQQTLARLDWELEQRKRLAEKYRECLSNKEKILKEIEVKKEYLSSLQPRLNSIMQASLPVQEYLFMPFDQAHKQYETARHLPPPLYVLFVQATAYGQACGECEAGREEGLWEQRPRPGGTGSTACRGKLPGPAQKPSAHRKSSQPPRQDKMLSVAIEGSVDEAKALFKPPEDSQDDESDSDAEEEQTTKRRRPTLGVQLDDKRKEMLKRHPLSVLLDLKCKDDSVLHLTFYYLMNLNIMTVKARVTTATELITPISAGDLLSPDSVLSCLYPGDHGKKTPNPANQYQFDKVGILTLRDYVLDLGHPYLWVQKLGGLHFPKEQPQHTVITDHSLSASHMETTMKLLKTRVQSRLALHKQFASLEHGIVPVTSDCHYLFPAKVVSRLVKWVTIAHEDYTELHFTKDIVEAGLAGDTNLYYMALVERGTAKLQAAVVLNPGYSSIPPIFQLCLNWKGEKTNNNDDNIRAMESEVNVCYKELCGPRPGHQLLTNQLQRLCVLLDVYLETESHDDSVEGPKEFPQEKMCLRLFRGPSRIKPFKYNHPQGFFSHR encoded by the exons ATGTCATCAGAGTCAAGCAAAAAACGAAAGCCCAAAGTGATCCGAAGTGATGGAGCTCCAGCCGAAGGGAAGCGTACTCGTTCTGACACTGAGCAG GAAGGTAAATACTACAGTGAGGAGGCTGAGGTGGACCTACGGGACCCTGGCAGAGACTATGAGCTGTACAAGTACACGTGCCAGGAGCTGCAGAGGCTCATGGCTGAGATTCAGGACCTGAAGAGCAGGGGCGGCAAGGATGCG CAGGCAGTTGAGATAGAAGATCGGAGGATCCAGAGCTGTGTGCATTTCATGACTCTAAAGAAGCTTAATCGATTAGCCCACATCAGgttgaagaaaggaagagatcAGACCCATGAG GCCAAGCAGAAAGTGGACGCCTATCACCTGCAGCTCCAGAACCTGCTGTATGAGGTGATGCACCTGCAGAAGGAGATCACCAAGTGTCTGGAGTTTAA GTCAAAGCACGAAGAAATCGATCTGGTCAGCTTAGAGGAGTTCTATAAGGAGGCTCCTCCAGATATCAGCAAGGCAGAAGTCACCATGGGAGACCCTCACCAGCAAACCCTTGCACGTCTGGACTGGGAGCTGGAGCAGCGGAAAAG GCTGGCGGAGAAGTACCGAGAGTGCCTGTCCAACAAGGAGAAGATCCTCAAGGAGATTGAGGTGAAGAAGGAGTACCTGAGCAGCCTCCAGCCTCGTCTCAACAGCATCATGCAG GCCTCCCTCCCGGTGCAGGAGTACCTGTTCATGCCCTTCGACCAGGCTCACAAGCAGTACGAGACAGCCAGACACCTGCCGCCTCCCCTCTATGTGCTCTTTGTCCAGGCCACTGCATACGGGCAGGCCTGTGGTGAGTGTGAGGCGGGCAGGGAAGAGGGGCTGTGGGAGCAGCGGCCGAGGCCAGGGGGCACTGGAAGCACCGCCTGCCGAGGAAAGCTCCCGGGCCCTGCCCAGAAGCCCTCAG CTCATAGGAAATCTTCCCAGCCCCCTAGACAGG ATAAGATGTTGTCTGTGGCGATTGAAGGCAGCGTGGATGAGGCCAAGGCTCTGTTCAAGCCTCCTGAGGACTCCCAGG ACGATGAGAGTGACTCGGACGCCGAGGAGGAGCAGACCACG AAACGCCGGCGACCCACACTGGGAGTTCAGCTGGACGACAAGCGCAAGGAGATGCTGAAGAGGCACCCGCTGTCTGTGCTGCTGGACCTGAAGTGCAAAG aTGACAGTGTGCTGCACCTGACTTTCTACTACCTCATGAACCTCAACATCATGACGGTGAAAGCCAGAGTGACCACCGCCACGGAGCTGATCACCCCCATCAGTGCAGG tgacTTGCTGTCTCCTGACTCAGTCCTGAGCTGCTTGTACCCTGGGGATCATGGAAAGAAGACTCCAAACCCAGCCAATCAGTATCAATTCGATAAAGTTGG CATCCTGACTTTGAGGGACTACGTACTTGACCTCGGTCACCCCTACTTGTGGGTGCAGAAGCTGGGTGGCCTTCACTTCCCCAAAGAGCAGCCTCAG CACACTGTGATCACAGACCACTCTCTGAGCGCCAGTCACATGGAGACCACCATGAAACTGCTGAAGACCAGGGTGCAGTCCCGCCTCGCCCTCCACAAGCAGTTTGCCTCCCTGG AGCATGGCATTGTCCCGGTCACTAGCGACTGCCACTACCTCTTCCCTGCAAAGGTCGTCTCTCGCCTGGTGAAGTGGGTGACGATTGCCCATGAGGACTACACG GAGCTGCATTTCACCAAAGACATCGTAGAGGCGGGACTGGCCGGGGACACCAATCTCTACTACATGGCACTCGTGGAGAGGGGCACAG CTAAGCTCCAGGCTGCTGTGGTGCTGAACCCTGGCTACTCCTCCATCCCACCCATTTTCCAGCTCTGTCTGAACTGGAAAGGGGAGAAAACCAACAACAACGATGACAATATTCGG GCCATGGAGAGCGAGGTCAACGTGTGCTACAAGGAGCTGTGCGGCCCGCGGCCCGGCCACCAGCTTCTGACCAACCAGCTGCAGCGCCTGTGCGTGCTGCTGGACGTCTACCTGGAGACAGAGAGCCATGACGACAGCGTGGAGGGGCCCAAGGAATTTCCCCAAGAGAAGATGTGTCTGCGGCTTTTCAG GGGTCCCAGCAGGATAAAGCCATTTAAATATAACCACCCTCAAGGATTCTTCAGCCATCGTTGA
- the THOC5 gene encoding THO complex subunit 5 isoform X5 — protein sequence MSSESSKKRKPKVIRSDGAPAEGKRTRSDTEQEGKYYSEEAEVDLRDPGRDYELYKYTCQELQRLMAEIQDLKSRGGKDAQAVEIEDRRIQSCVHFMTLKKLNRLAHIRLKKGRDQTHEAKQKVDAYHLQLQNLLYEVMHLQKEITKCLEFKSKHEEIDLVSLEEFYKEAPPDISKAEVTMGDPHQQTLARLDWELEQRKRLAEKYRECLSNKEKILKEIEVKKEYLSSLQPRLNSIMQASLPVQEYLFMPFDQAHKQYETARHLPPPLYVLFVQATAYGQACDKMLSVAIEGSVDEAKALFKPPEDSQDDESDSDAEEEQTTKRRRPTLGVQLDDKRKEMLKRHPLSVLLDLKCKDDSVLHLTFYYLMNLNIMTVKARVTTATELITPISAGDLLSPDSVLSCLYPGDHGKKTPNPANQYQFDKVGILTLRDYVLDLGHPYLWVQKLGGLHFPKEQPQHTVITDHSLSASHMETTMKLLKTRVQSRLALHKQFASLEHGIVPVTSDCHYLFPAKVVSRLVKWVTIAHEDYTELHFTKDIVEAGLAGDTNLYYMALVERGTAKLQAAVVLNPGYSSIPPIFQLCLNWKGEKTNNNDDNIRAMESEVNVCYKELCGPRPGHQLLTNQLQRLCVLLDVYLETESHDDSVEGPKEFPQEKMCLRLFRGPSRIKPFKYNHPQGFFSHR from the exons ATGTCATCAGAGTCAAGCAAAAAACGAAAGCCCAAAGTGATCCGAAGTGATGGAGCTCCAGCCGAAGGGAAGCGTACTCGTTCTGACACTGAGCAG GAAGGTAAATACTACAGTGAGGAGGCTGAGGTGGACCTACGGGACCCTGGCAGAGACTATGAGCTGTACAAGTACACGTGCCAGGAGCTGCAGAGGCTCATGGCTGAGATTCAGGACCTGAAGAGCAGGGGCGGCAAGGATGCG CAGGCAGTTGAGATAGAAGATCGGAGGATCCAGAGCTGTGTGCATTTCATGACTCTAAAGAAGCTTAATCGATTAGCCCACATCAGgttgaagaaaggaagagatcAGACCCATGAG GCCAAGCAGAAAGTGGACGCCTATCACCTGCAGCTCCAGAACCTGCTGTATGAGGTGATGCACCTGCAGAAGGAGATCACCAAGTGTCTGGAGTTTAA GTCAAAGCACGAAGAAATCGATCTGGTCAGCTTAGAGGAGTTCTATAAGGAGGCTCCTCCAGATATCAGCAAGGCAGAAGTCACCATGGGAGACCCTCACCAGCAAACCCTTGCACGTCTGGACTGGGAGCTGGAGCAGCGGAAAAG GCTGGCGGAGAAGTACCGAGAGTGCCTGTCCAACAAGGAGAAGATCCTCAAGGAGATTGAGGTGAAGAAGGAGTACCTGAGCAGCCTCCAGCCTCGTCTCAACAGCATCATGCAG GCCTCCCTCCCGGTGCAGGAGTACCTGTTCATGCCCTTCGACCAGGCTCACAAGCAGTACGAGACAGCCAGACACCTGCCGCCTCCCCTCTATGTGCTCTTTGTCCAGGCCACTGCATACGGGCAGGCCTGTG ATAAGATGTTGTCTGTGGCGATTGAAGGCAGCGTGGATGAGGCCAAGGCTCTGTTCAAGCCTCCTGAGGACTCCCAGG ACGATGAGAGTGACTCGGACGCCGAGGAGGAGCAGACCACG AAACGCCGGCGACCCACACTGGGAGTTCAGCTGGACGACAAGCGCAAGGAGATGCTGAAGAGGCACCCGCTGTCTGTGCTGCTGGACCTGAAGTGCAAAG aTGACAGTGTGCTGCACCTGACTTTCTACTACCTCATGAACCTCAACATCATGACGGTGAAAGCCAGAGTGACCACCGCCACGGAGCTGATCACCCCCATCAGTGCAGG tgacTTGCTGTCTCCTGACTCAGTCCTGAGCTGCTTGTACCCTGGGGATCATGGAAAGAAGACTCCAAACCCAGCCAATCAGTATCAATTCGATAAAGTTGG CATCCTGACTTTGAGGGACTACGTACTTGACCTCGGTCACCCCTACTTGTGGGTGCAGAAGCTGGGTGGCCTTCACTTCCCCAAAGAGCAGCCTCAG CACACTGTGATCACAGACCACTCTCTGAGCGCCAGTCACATGGAGACCACCATGAAACTGCTGAAGACCAGGGTGCAGTCCCGCCTCGCCCTCCACAAGCAGTTTGCCTCCCTGG AGCATGGCATTGTCCCGGTCACTAGCGACTGCCACTACCTCTTCCCTGCAAAGGTCGTCTCTCGCCTGGTGAAGTGGGTGACGATTGCCCATGAGGACTACACG GAGCTGCATTTCACCAAAGACATCGTAGAGGCGGGACTGGCCGGGGACACCAATCTCTACTACATGGCACTCGTGGAGAGGGGCACAG CTAAGCTCCAGGCTGCTGTGGTGCTGAACCCTGGCTACTCCTCCATCCCACCCATTTTCCAGCTCTGTCTGAACTGGAAAGGGGAGAAAACCAACAACAACGATGACAATATTCGG GCCATGGAGAGCGAGGTCAACGTGTGCTACAAGGAGCTGTGCGGCCCGCGGCCCGGCCACCAGCTTCTGACCAACCAGCTGCAGCGCCTGTGCGTGCTGCTGGACGTCTACCTGGAGACAGAGAGCCATGACGACAGCGTGGAGGGGCCCAAGGAATTTCCCCAAGAGAAGATGTGTCTGCGGCTTTTCAG GGGTCCCAGCAGGATAAAGCCATTTAAATATAACCACCCTCAAGGATTCTTCAGCCATCGTTGA